The Gemmatimonas phototrophica region GCATACGTCTATATCCAGTATAGGTAAACCCCTATTGCTGGCTATGGCTTGAATCCGTATTCTTACCGAAAGAGATCACGTGCGATCGTGCTCAGGCGTGTCATGCCCCCGAGCGCTCAACTACCGCAACGACATTCGGAGAACGGACTATGGAAGGACAGGCTGGTGGGAACGGGGGCAAGTGCCCCGTGATGCATGGCGGTACCGAGCGGACGGGCTCCACCACCACGCGCATGGCGGCCGGCCGCAGCAATCGCGACTGGTGGCCCAATGCCCTCAACGTCGGCATCCTCCGCCAGCACTCGTCGCTCTCCAATCCGCTGCCGGGGTTCAAGTACAGCGAGGCGCTCAAGTCGCTCGACGTGGAGGCACTCAAGGCCGATCTGGTCGCGCTGCAGACGAACTCGCAGGACTGGTGGCCGGCCGACTACGGTCATTACGGGCCGTTTTTCGTGCGCATGGCGTGGCACAGCGCCGGCACGTATCGCACGGCCGATGGTCGTGGCGGTGCCGGCAGTGGGACGCAGCGGTTTGCACCGCTCAACAGCTGGCCCGATAACGGCAATCTCGACAAGGCGCGTCGCCTGTTGTGGCCCATCAAGCAGAAGTACGGCAACACGGTATCGTGGGCGGACCTGTTCATTCTCGCCGCCGACATCGGTATGGAAACGATGGGCTTCAAGCCCTTCGGCTTCTCCTTCGGCCGTGAAGACGTGTACGAGCCCGAGCAGGACATCTACTGGGGCAGCGAAGGGGAGTGGCTCGCGACAAGCGAGAAGGAAAACAGCCGTTACTCGGGCGATCGCGAACTGGAGAACCCGCTCGCAGCCGTACAGATGGGGCTCATCTACGTGAACCCCGAAGGCCCGGACGGCAAGCCGGACCCCATGGCGTCGGCGCGCGACATCCGCGAAACGTTTGCGCGCATGGCGATGAACGACGAAGAGACCGTTGCGCTCGTGGCCGGTGGCCACACCTTCGGCAAGATGCACGGCGCCGGCGACACGGCCCTCGTGGGTCCGGAGCCGGAAGGCGCGCCCATTGAAGCGATGGGCTTCGGCTGGGCCAACTCGTTTGGTACTGGGAAGGGCGCGCACACCACGACCTCGGGACTCGAAGGCGCGTGGACGCCCAACCCCATCAAGTGGGATAACGGCTACTTCGACACGCTGTTCGGCTTTGAGTGGGAGCTCACCAAGAGCCCGGCCGGCGCCCACATCTGGGAGCCCACGGACAAGGACGCCTCGCTGGTCGTACCCGATGCGCACGATGCCAGCAAGAAGGTGCGTCCGGCCATGAGCACCGCCGACATCGCGCTGCGGACGGACCCGAAGTATCTCGAAATCTCCAAGCGCTACCACGCCAACCCGCAGGAATTCCACGACGCTTTTGCGCGCGCGTGGTTCAAGCTCACGCACCGCGACATGGGCCCCAAGACGCGGTATGCCGGCCCCTGGATTCCGCAGGAAGAGCTGCTGTGGCAGGATCCGATTCCCGCCTGCGAGCATGCGCTCATCGATGCCGACGACATGGCCGCCCTCAAGGGCAAGATCCTCGCCTCGGGGCTCCCCATTTCGCAGCTCGTCTACACCGCGTGGGCGTCGGCCTCCACCTTCCGTGGCTCCGATCGCCGCGGTGGTGCGAACGGCGCGCGCATCAGTCTGGCGCCGGCCAAGAGCTGGGAAGTCAACCAGCCGGCCAAGCTCACGCGCGTGCTCGACATCTACCAGACCATCAAGGCCGAGTTCAACGCCATCCAGACGGGTGGCAAGCAGGTGTCGCTGGCCGATCTGATTGTGCTGGGCGGTGTGGCCGCCATTGAAGTGGCGGCGAAAAAGGCCGGCCACGACATCACGGTGCCGTTCACGCCGGGCCGCATGGACGCGACGCAGGACCAGACGGACGTGCATTCGTACGCCGTGCTGGAGCCACAGTCCGATGGTTTCCGCAATTACCAGAAGGCGTCGTATACCAAGTCAGCAGAAGAGCTGCTGGTGGACAAGGCGCAGCTGATGGGACTGACGGCGCCGGAAATGACGGTGCTGGTGGGTGGGATGCGCGCGCTGGGCGCCAACTACGGCGCGTCCAGGCACGGCGTGTTCACCGACCGTCCGGAAACGCTGACCAACGACTTCTTCGTGAACCTGCTCGACATGGGCACGAAGTGGGCACCCCTCTCGGCGGCGGGTGATGTGTTTGAAGGACGTGACCGCGTCACGGGTGACGTGAAGTGGACGGCCACGCGTGTAGATCTCATTTTCGGATCGCACTCGGAGCTGCGCGCGCTCGCCGAGGTGTACGCCCAGGACGACGCGAAGGAGAAGTTCGTGCACGACTTCGTGTCGGCGTGGACGAAGGTGATGAACGCCGATCGCTTCGATCTGGCGTAATTGCCCAGGTGGCGAGTAATGACAAACGGGGGCGCACCGGGAATTTCCGGTACGCCCCCGTTTGCGGTTCCGTGAGCCCAAAGATCAGGGCGCCGCACTCGAGCCACTCACATCACGCACCTGCCAACCCGCAAGCCGTACCCGGGCAGGCTCATCGAGCGGCATGCCGCGGCGTGTGGCCGTGCTGATGTGCACAATCACCGTCTCGGCCAACGCCACGCACCGGTCGTCCTGATACACTGCCTGCGTGAGGGTGACGGAGCTGGCGCCGACACGCGCGACGCCGGTGCCAATCGTTACGGTGCCCGGCCACTGAATTTCACCGCGGAACTCCAGCATGAGGCTGGCGATCACGAACTCGCCATCGGGGTGCGCCAGCGGGGCCTGCGGATCGTAAAGCACCTCCACCCGGCCCGTCTCCAGAAACGTGCTGAAGGTGGCGTTGTTGACATGTCCCTGACGATCGGTGTCGGCGTACCGGAGCTTATCGGTGGCGTGGCGGGGAAAGTCCGCGAGGGGACGGATGGGGAGTGGCATGAGTGATTCGTGAATGCGACGGCTGATGGCGTGCCGTGGGGCGAGCCTACGGCTTCGCGCCACCGGATGACGCGCGAAACTGTGCAAGCGCCGCATTGACTTTGAAGTCGATGGCGATCTTGCCAATCTCCGCGCTCGCCTTGGTGGGATCCCCCTGCACACCGGCGTCGGGGCTGCCGCCGTTGAGCGCCAGCTTGTCCGTGCGAATGCCCTGAGCGAACACATACAGCAGCTGTGACGTGTCGCTGGTGCCGGCGTGCGACCCAACCACCTGCTCGCTCCACCCGTAGGTCTTGTTGAGGTAGTCGCGAATGAGAGTGCGCCCCTGCTCGTAGTAGTCGGTGATGGCGTGCACCCGCACCCCGCTGCCGCCCCACTCGGTATTGAGCACCTTCGCCACGTTGACCATGCCGCGCTGATTCCCGCCGCTGTCCCCAATGAGAATGATGTCGGTAAAGCCGTGCACCTTGAGTGAACGCACCGCGGCATCGAGCACCTGTTCGTAGGCCGGCTGCAGCAGGGAGATCACGCCGGGCTTGTCACCAAAGCCGGGACGCGTGTAGTCGCCTTCGGGGACATACTGCAGCGTAGGCGCCACCAGGGCGTTGCCCAGGCGGTTGGCCAGTACGCCGGCGGCAAAGGTGACGATGTAGTTGTGCTTGCCCATCACCATGTGCGGGCCATTCTGCTCGGTGCCGCCGGTGGGGATGATGGCCACCTTCCGGCCGGCTCCAATGGCATCACGAATCTCCGTCCACGTCATGGCTTCCATGTACGGCATGGCCAGCGGATCGGGACGGTCCTGGGCGCGCAGCGGCAGCGCCACCGAAGTGGTGGCGAGAGCGACGGCCAGAGCGACCTGCCGGAGCGGTGCGTTGTGACGTGACAGCATCAGCGGCTTCCTCCGGCACGCAGGGTTTTGATCTGGTTGAGCGCGTTGTCGATCTTGATCTTGAGCAGCTCGGCACCAATCTCGGCAGACGCCTTGGTCGGATCCCCACTGACCCCGCTGTCCCGACCACCACCGTTCGGCGCGAGACGTTCCTTGCGGACCAGCTTGGGATTCACGTACAGCAGCTCGGAGGTGTCGAGCATGCCGGCATGGCTGCCAATATCAGCGGGCGTGTACCCCTTGCCCTGCAGATAGGCGCGCATGTCGTCACCCGCCTTGGTGTAATAGTCTCCAATGAAGAGGGCGCGAGCGCTCCCCTGCCACTCGGTGTTGAGTTGCGTGGCCGCTTTCTGCATCCCAGACTGATTGCCGCCAGAGTCGCCAATGTAGATGACGGTGGTGAAGCCACCGGCCTTGAGCGACCGACCGGCGTGCAGCAAGAGCTCAACGAAACGCTCCTCGGGGAGCGTGATGGTGCCCGGCTTCGTCATATGCCCGCGTGGCGGATCCCAGCTGCCCTCGGGCACATACGTGATAATGGGCGCGACCAGCGCATCGCCCAACGTGCGGGCAATGCGCGCCGTGGTGTGCTCCAGCACGTAGCGGTGCTCTCCGTCCACCATGTGTGGCCCCTTCTGCTCTTGTCCGGCCGTGCCAATGATGACCGTGCGGGTCCCCGCCTGCTGTCGATCCCGGATTTCCATCCAGGTGAGCTCGTCGATAAACACCTTTGTACTACCCGGCGGCGAGAACTGCTGTGCCAGCACGGGCGCAGGGAGACAGGCCAGCAGACTCGCCAGCGCGAATGATGCCGAACGAACAGGGAACATGGAGCGCTCAGGAAGGAGGAGCGGACGTGCGCCGTAACTGCGGGACCGGGCAAACTTCGCCCACAACCGGGAGAGAGGCAACTGCGACCTCCGGGTTGAGAGGTGGGACCTGGAGGTGAGAGCGTTGCGAGTCGAGACACTCGATATCCATCACACCGCTCGACTCGCAACGCTCTGACGTCTTGGTCCCGCCTCGGCCGTCTGATTGTCTCAGATACCGCCACGCAGGAAGGCGACTATCTCCGCGTTCATCTGTGCGTGAAAGGTGCGGCGATCGAAGCCCGGGGGGTCCTGCGAGGGAGGAAAATCCGGACGCGTCATGCTGGGCGGAAATGGTGTTTGAAACGCATGATGTCCCGCATCGTCCACCACGATGTGTTTTACCCGTTCGGGGTGCGCGACTCCGCTCAGCACCAGATCGGCGTGAAACAATGGCGTGACATGATCCTGTGCGCCGCTGTACATCAGGATGGGGACCTGCACCGGTGCCAGCGCCCCCGGCACCGTGAACCATCCGCAGGCGGGAGCCAGCAGCACCAGCCTGCTCACGCGCGTGTCTGGGGTGACCAGCACCGGCGTCACCGCATATGACGGCTGGTCGGGTGTCATGGCGTTGGGCACCCCGCCCGCCACGGCCAGTGCCGTATAGGCGCCAATGGAATGCCCAATCACGCGCACCCTGTGTGCCTTGGACGTGGTCCCGGAACACCGCATCCGCCAGCACCGCATCAATCGTGAGCGAGAGGTGCCGCGGGCGATGTGCCAGCATCGCCGCGGTGCCTGCCAGCGAGCTGTCGCTCCGACTGTTGCCCAGATGTTCAGGCATGGCCACCACACAGCCCGCGCGCGCCAGCGCGATGGCCGTATCACGATGCGTAAGCGGTGACCCGTTGTTGCCATGACTGATCACCACCAATGGCATGTCCTGCCCTGCCACTGGGGCATCGGTCGCCACCGTCATGGTGTACGGTCCAAAGGACTGGTCCTGCCCGGACGAGACGGTGGGATACAGCACCCACACCGGCAACGTGACACCCTGCACGGCATCGGGCGCAGCGACACGGCGACAGCCGACTGTCATTGGTGAGAGTTTTGTGGGGGGGGAGATTGGAGAGTGGAGAGGTCAGCGGTCGGAGTCGAGACACTGCGATGGATATCGAATGTGAGAGGCCCGATGAAAGCGAGTTGAGAGGTCCGAGTGCTGGCGTCGGCACGAATGTGCCCCACCCGGACGCCGCTGAACAGCGCCAGTCCCCGCCCTTACCCGGACGCCGCTGGAACAGCGGCGTCCCCGCAGTTCCCCACAGCTCGTGTGGGGCACTGCAGTGCGGACGAAGTGCTCGGACCTCTCATCGTCGTGGTTATCTCGACACTCTCACACTCGATATCCATCGCACCTCTGGCATCGCAAACCTCTTAACTCCCCCCGTCTCAACTCTCGAGATCTGTCATGCCCAGCAGGTCCCAGCGGTTCCCTTCCAGGTCTTCGAAGACCGCCACGGTGCCGTATGCTTCCACCCTGGGCACGCCGTGAAACACCACGCCGGCGTCGCACAGACGTGCGTACTGCGCCGCGAAATCGTCCACGCGCAAGAAGAATCCCACGCGTCCTGCGGTTTGCTTTCCCACTACCGCTTCCTGTGCTTCCCCGTCGGCACGGGCCAGCAGCAGTCCAGTCACGGCTCCTCTCGGGCGCACCACCACCCATCGCTTCGCCCGGCCATCATTGGTGAGCGATGCATGATCTTCCACCAGATCGAAGTGCAGCACGTCCACAAAAAACCGAATGGCCGCGTCATAGTCGCGAACCACCAATGTCACCAGTTCAAGATGTGGCATCAGTTGGGGAGCTCGGGCAGGTAGAACAACAGGTCCAGCGACGGGGGCGTGATATTCTGCTGCCGCAGTAGCAGGCAGATCTGCGCGGTATGCCGCACCTCATGCAGCATCACGTGCCAGAGCAACCGCTCGGCGGTGTACTGCTCATTCGGCGCATCATGTACCGTCACCACCCGGGCGAGTTCGTCCGCCGTGGTAGTGGAGAGATACGCCTGCATACGCGCTTCAACGGCACGCCAATAGTCCAGCAACACGGAGAGTGCGACATGGCCGTACTCGGGGCCACCGGTGGTGGCCGCCAGCAGCGGCACACTGTCAATGACCGGCGGGACCCGCAGGATATCCTCGTGCAGCCACCCGTCTTCAACGGCTGCCACATGGAACAGCAGATCCTTGATGCAGTGAAATCGCTCACCGTCCAATTGGGATCGGGAAATCACCTCGTCGGGCACGGCCTCCAGTGCCGCCCAAAGATCACGACGCGCCCGGCCGAGATACTCGTACATGCGGGCAGGCGAGAACGGCACCGTGGACATCTCCGCTTACTCCGGCGGAAGGCGTCGGGTATGCATAATGGCGATCAGCACCACACCACCCATCGCAACGGCGGAGCAGCCAAATACGGCGCGACAGACTGGCGTGCAACACCACGACCGAACCGCTCCACCGAGAGCTCCTGCGCAAGCTCCGGGGAGAGCACCTTGACCACCACCTTGCGGCCATGGGTGTTGTCACGGGCCATGAACACGCGGCGCATCCCTCCCCTTCCCAGCTCACGCCCGGGTTGGAACGTAGTGCCGAGTGCAAGCCGGAGCGGATCGCGGAAGGAGGCTGTCATGATGGGGATCATAACCGCTGGCGCCGACGGCCGCCGGATCGGCGGAACTCTTTGGCGATCGCCTTCGTAGGGAACGATGGGAATCCCTGTTGTCCCCTCATCCCGGTTGTCCATGCTGACTGTTGCGCAGGTGCACCGTCGTTTTGCTCGGGTTCACGCCGTCAATAACATTTCGTTCCACGTTTCGGCAGGGGAGATCTTCTCGCTCCTTGGGCCCAACGGCGCCGGCAAGTCCACGTTGCTCCGCATGCTGGTGGGCATCACCCGCCCGGACAGCGGACACATTGCGTGGCAGCTGGACGGCGCCACGCACACGCGGCTGCCGTCGCACGCCATTGGCTATCTCCCCGAAGATCGCGGTCTGTATCAGGACCAGCCGCTCATTGCCGTCCTCGAGTATTTCGGCACGTTGCGTGGCCTCACGCCCGCTGAGGCCCGGGCCTCCGCCACGACGTGGCTGGAGCGTCTGGAGTTGGGCGCACGACTGCGCGACAAGGTGGGTTCGCTCTCCAAGGGGAACCAGCAGAAAGTGCAATTCGCCGCTGCGGTGCTGCACCGCCCGCGCTTTGTCATTCTCGATGAGCCGTTCAGCGGACTGGACCCGCTCAACCAGGAAGTCTTCCTCGGGTTCGTGCGTGCCTTGCGCGACGACGGTACCACGGTGCTGTTCAGCGCTCATCAGATGGCGTTGGTGGAACGTCTGGCCGATCGCCTGTTTGTCATGCAGCATGGCCGCGAAGTGCTGCATGGTACTATCCCGACAGTGCGGGAGCGCTGGGGAAGCGGGCGACGGCTGCTGTTGCAGGTCACGCAAAGCCCCGACGAAGCGCTGACCATCCTGCGTACGCACGCTGCTGCCAGTGACGTCGAGCGACGGGACGACGGCACCATTGTCATTACGCTCGACGCAGCACACCCGGTGGGGGACCTGCTGGCGCGCTGCGCGCAGCTGCTCAGCATCATCGACGTGCGCACCGAACAGCCATCACTCCACGACGTGTACATCAATACCGTCGGTGCCGTAACGGCACCCACCGCCGCATCGGAGGACGCATGACGCGTTGGCAACAGGTAGGACGCATTGCCCGCTGGGAGTTCAACCGCTTTGTGAAGTGGCGTCAGCAGGCCTACGGCATTCTCATCATGCTGGTCGTGGGTGGCATTTCCGGTGGCCTTGGGAAAATGGCCAAGGAAGCACGAAGCAAGCCGGCACGCGTCGCCGTCATCGGTAGTGACCGCCTGGGATTTGCCATGCCACCAGTGGATGGGGTGAGGTGGGTCGTCAATCAGTTCACCACCGAACCGCTGGCGCGGGCGGCCATTTCCGCCGACTCCATTGCGGGGGCGCTGGTGGTCGATGGTCCAGGCGCGGCGCACCTCGTGTTGCGCAAACGCAGCGCGTGGTCCGCCTCGGTGGCGCGTGCGATGACTGCTGCCCAACAGGCCGCGCTCTACACGGCTCTGCCGCTCGACGCCGCGCAGCGTACGGCCATGACCACGCCCTTCGCGGTAGAGGTCAGCACCATCACGCTCAAGAACGGAACCTCAGATTCCGCCACGCGCCTGTTTACCGGCATCATCCTGTTCTTCGGCGTGCTGGTCCTCTTCAACGGGTTTGCTTCGCTGTTCGCCGGGATTACCGGAGAAAAGCAGCAGCGCATCACCGAGCAGATCATCGCCATGG contains the following coding sequences:
- the katG gene encoding catalase/peroxidase HPI — protein: MEGQAGGNGGKCPVMHGGTERTGSTTTRMAAGRSNRDWWPNALNVGILRQHSSLSNPLPGFKYSEALKSLDVEALKADLVALQTNSQDWWPADYGHYGPFFVRMAWHSAGTYRTADGRGGAGSGTQRFAPLNSWPDNGNLDKARRLLWPIKQKYGNTVSWADLFILAADIGMETMGFKPFGFSFGREDVYEPEQDIYWGSEGEWLATSEKENSRYSGDRELENPLAAVQMGLIYVNPEGPDGKPDPMASARDIRETFARMAMNDEETVALVAGGHTFGKMHGAGDTALVGPEPEGAPIEAMGFGWANSFGTGKGAHTTTSGLEGAWTPNPIKWDNGYFDTLFGFEWELTKSPAGAHIWEPTDKDASLVVPDAHDASKKVRPAMSTADIALRTDPKYLEISKRYHANPQEFHDAFARAWFKLTHRDMGPKTRYAGPWIPQEELLWQDPIPACEHALIDADDMAALKGKILASGLPISQLVYTAWASASTFRGSDRRGGANGARISLAPAKSWEVNQPAKLTRVLDIYQTIKAEFNAIQTGGKQVSLADLIVLGGVAAIEVAAKKAGHDITVPFTPGRMDATQDQTDVHSYAVLEPQSDGFRNYQKASYTKSAEELLVDKAQLMGLTAPEMTVLVGGMRALGANYGASRHGVFTDRPETLTNDFFVNLLDMGTKWAPLSAAGDVFEGRDRVTGDVKWTATRVDLIFGSHSELRALAEVYAQDDAKEKFVHDFVSAWTKVMNADRFDLA
- a CDS encoding acyl-CoA thioesterase; this encodes MPLPIRPLADFPRHATDKLRYADTDRQGHVNNATFSTFLETGRVEVLYDPQAPLAHPDGEFVIASLMLEFRGEIQWPGTVTIGTGVARVGASSVTLTQAVYQDDRCVALAETVIVHISTATRRGMPLDEPARVRLAGWQVRDVSGSSAAP
- a CDS encoding creatininase family protein, giving the protein MLSRHNAPLRQVALAVALATTSVALPLRAQDRPDPLAMPYMEAMTWTEIRDAIGAGRKVAIIPTGGTEQNGPHMVMGKHNYIVTFAAGVLANRLGNALVAPTLQYVPEGDYTRPGFGDKPGVISLLQPAYEQVLDAAVRSLKVHGFTDIILIGDSGGNQRGMVNVAKVLNTEWGGSGVRVHAITDYYEQGRTLIRDYLNKTYGWSEQVVGSHAGTSDTSQLLYVFAQGIRTDKLALNGGSPDAGVQGDPTKASAEIGKIAIDFKVNAALAQFRASSGGAKP
- a CDS encoding creatininase family protein, whose protein sequence is MFPVRSASFALASLLACLPAPVLAQQFSPPGSTKVFIDELTWMEIRDRQQAGTRTVIIGTAGQEQKGPHMVDGEHRYVLEHTTARIARTLGDALVAPIITYVPEGSWDPPRGHMTKPGTITLPEERFVELLLHAGRSLKAGGFTTVIYIGDSGGNQSGMQKAATQLNTEWQGSARALFIGDYYTKAGDDMRAYLQGKGYTPADIGSHAGMLDTSELLYVNPKLVRKERLAPNGGGRDSGVSGDPTKASAEIGAELLKIKIDNALNQIKTLRAGGSR
- a CDS encoding alpha/beta hydrolase family protein, producing the protein MIGHSIGAYTALAVAGGVPNAMTPDQPSYAVTPVLVTPDTRVSRLVLLAPACGWFTVPGALAPVQVPILMYSGAQDHVTPLFHADLVLSGVAHPERVKHIVVDDAGHHAFQTPFPPSMTRPDFPPSQDPPGFDRRTFHAQMNAEIVAFLRGGI
- a CDS encoding VOC family protein, which translates into the protein MPHLELVTLVVRDYDAAIRFFVDVLHFDLVEDHASLTNDGRAKRWVVVRPRGAVTGLLLARADGEAQEAVVGKQTAGRVGFFLRVDDFAAQYARLCDAGVVFHGVPRVEAYGTVAVFEDLEGNRWDLLGMTDLES
- a CDS encoding DinB family protein, with translation MSTVPFSPARMYEYLGRARRDLWAALEAVPDEVISRSQLDGERFHCIKDLLFHVAAVEDGWLHEDILRVPPVIDSVPLLAATTGGPEYGHVALSVLLDYWRAVEARMQAYLSTTTADELARVVTVHDAPNEQYTAERLLWHVMLHEVRHTAQICLLLRQQNITPPSLDLLFYLPELPN
- a CDS encoding ABC transporter ATP-binding protein, with translation MLTVAQVHRRFARVHAVNNISFHVSAGEIFSLLGPNGAGKSTLLRMLVGITRPDSGHIAWQLDGATHTRLPSHAIGYLPEDRGLYQDQPLIAVLEYFGTLRGLTPAEARASATTWLERLELGARLRDKVGSLSKGNQQKVQFAAAVLHRPRFVILDEPFSGLDPLNQEVFLGFVRALRDDGTTVLFSAHQMALVERLADRLFVMQHGREVLHGTIPTVRERWGSGRRLLLQVTQSPDEALTILRTHAAASDVERRDDGTIVITLDAAHPVGDLLARCAQLLSIIDVRTEQPSLHDVYINTVGAVTAPTAASEDA
- a CDS encoding ABC transporter permease; amino-acid sequence: MTRWQQVGRIARWEFNRFVKWRQQAYGILIMLVVGGISGGLGKMAKEARSKPARVAVIGSDRLGFAMPPVDGVRWVVNQFTTEPLARAAISADSIAGALVVDGPGAAHLVLRKRSAWSASVARAMTAAQQAALYTALPLDAAQRTAMTTPFAVEVSTITLKNGTSDSATRLFTGIILFFGVLVLFNGFASLFAGITGEKQQRITEQIIAMVSPQTWMDGKILGLVGAALVGTLLFAVTGLAVAKVLPAVLGSTPFAISAPSDPLSLLIVLLVTVLGVGMWFSFMAAIAATIDDPNSSPRSAMLLIPVLPMGLAFTLLSRPDTWLAQLLAVFPLTSMAVLPVRLLMTSVPWWEPLLAVLLLATATWAFRRAAGKIFAIGILMHGKEPSLRETWRWLRETE